One part of the Mycolicibacterium aromaticivorans JS19b1 = JCM 16368 genome encodes these proteins:
- a CDS encoding dipeptide ABC transporter ATP-binding protein — MSETLLEVTDLAVSFPTDGDDLTAVRGLTYQVQAGEVVAMVGESGSGKSAAAMAVIGLLPEYAAASGSVRLSGRELLGLSDGEMSKIRGRRIGTVFQDPMSALTPVYTVGDQIAEAITVHHSDVGKQAARKRAVELLELVGIAQSERRARAFPHELSGGERQRVVIAIAIANDPDLLICDEPTTALDVTVQAQILEVLKTARDVTGAGVLIITHDLGVVAEFADRALVMYAGRPVEVASVDELYRDRRMPYTAGLLGSVPRLDSPQGTRLVPIPGAPPSLVDVPPGCPFAPRCPLAVDQCRTEEPALVPVDPTSAGHLAACIRTEEVKGRAAAQIYGVSTQPVTVDDPAEPAPVITVRDLVKTYRLTKGVVFRRQIGEVRAVDGLSFDLLRGQTLGIVGESGSGKSTTLHQILDLAAPESGSIEVLGNDVATLTTTRRRELRRDLQVVFQDPVASLDPRLPVFEILAEPLRANGFDKASSDTRVAELLEIVGLRRADASRYPGEFSGGQKQRIGIARALALQPKILALDEPVSALDVSIQAGIINLLLDLQREFDLSYLFVSHDLSVVKHLAHRVVVMYRGAMVEYGDADDIFADPQHDYTKKLLAAIPQPDPTRR, encoded by the coding sequence ATGAGCGAGACCCTGCTGGAGGTGACCGACCTCGCCGTCAGCTTCCCCACTGACGGCGATGACCTGACCGCGGTGCGCGGCCTGACCTATCAGGTGCAGGCCGGCGAGGTGGTCGCGATGGTCGGCGAATCCGGGTCGGGCAAGTCCGCCGCGGCCATGGCCGTCATCGGCCTGCTCCCGGAGTACGCCGCCGCGTCAGGCTCGGTGCGGCTGTCCGGTCGGGAGCTGCTCGGGCTGTCCGACGGCGAGATGTCGAAGATCCGGGGACGGCGCATCGGGACGGTGTTCCAGGACCCGATGTCGGCGCTGACCCCGGTCTACACCGTCGGCGACCAGATCGCCGAGGCCATCACCGTGCACCACAGCGACGTCGGCAAGCAGGCGGCACGCAAGCGCGCCGTGGAACTGCTCGAGTTGGTGGGCATCGCCCAGTCCGAGCGGCGAGCCCGCGCGTTTCCGCACGAGTTGTCCGGCGGTGAGCGCCAGCGGGTGGTCATCGCGATCGCGATCGCCAATGATCCGGACCTGCTGATCTGTGACGAGCCGACGACGGCACTCGATGTGACCGTTCAGGCCCAGATTCTGGAGGTACTCAAGACTGCCCGCGACGTCACCGGTGCGGGCGTGCTGATCATCACCCACGACCTGGGCGTGGTCGCGGAGTTCGCCGATCGGGCTCTGGTGATGTACGCCGGGCGACCCGTCGAGGTCGCCTCGGTGGACGAGCTCTATCGCGACCGTCGAATGCCTTACACCGCAGGATTATTGGGATCCGTTCCACGCCTGGATTCGCCACAGGGGACGCGGCTGGTGCCGATTCCCGGGGCACCGCCTTCGCTGGTGGATGTGCCGCCCGGCTGCCCGTTCGCCCCACGCTGCCCGCTGGCCGTCGACCAGTGCCGAACAGAAGAGCCGGCACTGGTGCCCGTCGACCCCACCTCGGCAGGCCACTTGGCGGCGTGCATCCGCACCGAAGAGGTCAAGGGCCGCGCCGCCGCGCAGATCTATGGCGTTTCCACCCAGCCGGTCACAGTCGACGACCCCGCGGAACCGGCGCCGGTCATCACCGTGCGGGACCTGGTGAAAACCTACCGGCTGACCAAGGGCGTGGTGTTCCGCCGCCAGATCGGCGAGGTTCGCGCCGTCGACGGCCTCAGCTTCGATCTACTGCGGGGGCAGACTCTGGGCATCGTCGGCGAATCCGGCTCCGGCAAATCCACCACGCTGCACCAGATCCTCGACCTGGCGGCGCCGGAGTCCGGCTCCATCGAGGTGCTGGGCAACGATGTCGCCACCCTGACAACAACCCGGCGCCGGGAACTGCGACGCGATCTGCAGGTGGTGTTCCAGGATCCGGTGGCATCTCTGGACCCTCGGCTGCCGGTATTCGAAATACTGGCTGAACCGTTGCGCGCCAACGGTTTCGATAAGGCAAGTAGCGATACACGGGTCGCTGAACTGCTCGAGATCGTCGGCCTGCGTCGCGCCGACGCCAGCCGATACCCCGGTGAGTTCTCCGGTGGCCAGAAGCAACGGATCGGCATCGCCCGGGCACTGGCGCTACAACCCAAGATCCTGGCGCTCGACGAGCCGGTGTCGGCACTGGATGTGTCCATCCAGGCGGGCATCATCAACCTGCTCCTGGACCTGCAGCGCGAGTTCGACCTGTCCTATCTGTTCGTCTCGCACGACCTGTCGGTGGTCAAACACCTCGCCCATCGCGTCGTCGTGATGTACCGCGGGGCGATGGTGGAGTACGGCGATGCCGACGACATCTTCGCCGACCCTCAGCACGACTACACCAAAAAGTTGCTGGCCGCTATCCCGCAACCGGATCCCACTCGCCGTTAG
- a CDS encoding AMP-binding protein: MRRDSVCGNTTDDLLARYVSPDGTISVPDDLTLTSFLAGHAEAEDHHAAYRFIDYSRDREGSVEELSWQSLEAATNAVAARLRQVTEPGDRVAIMAPHGLHYVIGFFAAIHAGAIAVPLFVPALTGHTERLRAILSDADPRVILTTESAAESLREMLRTMAPVERPRVIAVDAVPVSLGEDLTRPERGADDIAYLQYTSGSTRTPVGVEITHRAACTNVAQMILAGRLDMGVRSVSWLPLYHDMGLVMIMFPMLCGGQITLMDPMAFVRRPYRWIRQLSEEAVHGRTFAAAPNFAFALCAERGLPPTGERPDLSNVVGLLNGSEPVTMGAIEKFAAAFTAYGLPATAVKPSYGMAEATLSVASIAADCAPSAVHLDRNALARGHAVRVEAEAPGGVSLVSCGQPIASQWLVIVDSVAGAELPDGSVGEIWLHGNNIGRGYWRRPDETQRVFANKLQTRLSYSSHADGVADNETWLSTGDLGVYLDGELYVTGRIKDLIIIDGRNHYPVDVEATVSKSTPAIRDGFVAAFAVSPSERVEGSGMAGEHLVVVAERAVGSNRMEPTLIAEAVRAAVARTHHISVSDFRLVPAGAIPRTTSGKLARNACRTAYLAGEFD, translated from the coding sequence ATGCGTCGGGATAGCGTGTGCGGCAATACTACTGACGATCTGCTGGCGCGCTACGTGTCACCGGACGGAACGATCTCGGTCCCGGACGATCTCACCCTGACATCGTTTCTGGCCGGCCATGCCGAGGCCGAAGACCACCACGCCGCATACCGATTCATCGACTATTCGCGCGACCGTGAGGGCAGCGTCGAAGAGCTCAGCTGGCAGTCGCTGGAGGCGGCCACCAATGCTGTCGCGGCGAGGTTGCGGCAGGTCACCGAGCCCGGCGACCGGGTGGCGATAATGGCCCCTCATGGATTGCATTACGTTATCGGCTTTTTCGCCGCCATCCACGCCGGTGCCATCGCCGTGCCGCTCTTCGTGCCAGCCCTCACCGGGCACACTGAGCGGCTGAGAGCGATCCTCTCCGATGCGGATCCCCGGGTCATCCTCACTACCGAGAGCGCCGCCGAGTCGCTACGTGAGATGCTGCGGACCATGGCCCCGGTCGAGCGGCCACGCGTCATCGCGGTTGACGCCGTGCCGGTTTCCCTCGGTGAAGACCTGACACGGCCCGAGCGGGGTGCCGACGATATCGCATACTTGCAGTACACCTCTGGATCGACTCGTACACCCGTCGGTGTCGAGATCACGCACCGGGCCGCCTGCACCAACGTCGCACAGATGATCTTGGCCGGGCGGTTGGACATGGGAGTTCGCAGCGTGAGCTGGCTTCCGCTCTACCACGACATGGGCCTGGTGATGATCATGTTCCCGATGCTGTGCGGAGGACAGATCACTCTGATGGATCCGATGGCATTCGTTCGACGGCCGTATCGATGGATCCGGCAGCTTTCGGAGGAAGCCGTTCATGGCCGAACATTCGCTGCCGCACCCAATTTCGCCTTTGCGCTATGCGCCGAACGTGGCCTACCGCCAACTGGCGAGCGGCCAGATCTCAGCAACGTGGTCGGGTTGCTGAACGGTTCCGAACCCGTCACCATGGGCGCAATCGAGAAGTTCGCCGCTGCCTTCACCGCGTATGGATTGCCTGCCACTGCGGTCAAACCCTCGTACGGAATGGCGGAGGCGACGTTGTCGGTGGCCAGCATCGCCGCCGACTGCGCCCCCTCCGCTGTTCATCTGGATCGGAACGCGTTGGCTCGTGGCCACGCCGTCCGGGTCGAAGCGGAGGCGCCGGGCGGCGTGTCCCTCGTATCCTGTGGGCAGCCGATAGCCAGCCAATGGCTGGTCATCGTCGACTCCGTTGCCGGTGCCGAGTTGCCCGACGGGTCGGTGGGCGAAATCTGGTTGCACGGCAACAATATCGGGCGAGGGTATTGGAGACGCCCCGACGAGACGCAACGGGTGTTCGCCAACAAGCTTCAAACCCGACTGTCGTACTCGAGCCATGCCGACGGTGTTGCCGACAACGAAACCTGGCTTTCGACTGGAGATCTCGGCGTTTATCTTGATGGCGAACTCTATGTGACCGGCCGTATCAAGGATCTGATCATCATCGACGGCCGCAACCACTACCCGGTCGACGTCGAAGCCACTGTCAGCAAGTCGACGCCGGCTATTCGGGACGGCTTCGTTGCGGCCTTCGCCGTCAGCCCATCGGAGCGTGTCGAGGGCAGCGGGATGGCCGGCGAGCATCTCGTCGTCGTCGCCGAGCGCGCGGTCGGCTCGAATCGGATGGAACCCACGCTCATCGCGGAAGCGGTACGGGCGGCGGTTGCCCGGACCCATCACATTTCGGTCAGCGACTTCCGCCTGGTGCCCGCTGGGGCGATACCTCGAACTACCAGTGGGAAGCTGGCCCGCAATGCTTGTCGGACGGCCTATCTGGCCGGGGAATTCGACTAG
- a CDS encoding AAA family ATPase: MKLHRLALTNYRGITHRDIQFPDHGVVVVCGANEIGKTSMIEALDLLLESKDRSTKKDVKQVKPTHADVGSEVLAEISTGPYRFVYRKRFHKKCETELTISAPRREQLTGDEAHERVLAMLGETVDTELWHAQRILQAGSTSAVDLSDCDALSRALDLAAGDDAALSGTEPLLIERIDAEYGKYFTATGRPTGEWAAAIAQLRAADEDVARCAAAVAEVDERVRRHADLAERQAALADRGPSVAQRLTAAQTAATALAALGDQLRQAELVATAAQATCAASSAAQAERARLGEDVAARTAAVAEIQSRLAAAIEAEHTAREVVEMACAAAAESTAALAAAQEMVDDARRVVDALAADEQAQRLAARLERIETIEQQLATLTTDLCAITLTSDVMADIESAAALVERIEAQLTATATTVEFAATADLELTVGAQTIRLAAGQSWAPPTSSPTSVELPGLLSVQIDPGATTSSVQAKLDAAQHILAEALRQGGTGDVEGARDLERRRRELVSNRDQLAATLAGLREDEGVVEMRARLASLREAISPVLLTAGVDAAAARAAFVSAIEVRETARADADLHQRAMAGANVRLTESSTAATVLRAKVTDANAELGAAKDRLAALRAGHDDEQLAAQAAADIEAQRQADATVAELAGAYAACDPAAVQAELAEASTAAAALESEHVQVGHALNDITVELGIIGNEGRQGSLDTAQIAREHAFAEHSRVSRRARAAQLLRSVMARHRDTTRQRYVAPFRSEIERLGRPVFGPSFEVEIDSDLRICNRTLDGRTVPYDSLSGGAKEQLGILARLAGAALVAKEDSVPVVIDDALGFTDPDRLTKMGAVFDTVGDNGQVIVLTCTPARYLGVQDAHVIELIA; this comes from the coding sequence GTGAAACTGCATCGGCTGGCCCTGACCAACTATCGCGGAATCACCCACCGCGACATCCAATTTCCCGACCACGGCGTGGTCGTCGTGTGCGGTGCCAATGAAATCGGTAAGACGTCGATGATCGAGGCGCTGGACCTACTGCTGGAATCGAAGGACCGCTCCACGAAGAAAGATGTCAAGCAGGTCAAGCCGACGCACGCCGATGTCGGATCCGAAGTCCTCGCCGAAATCAGCACCGGCCCATACCGTTTCGTGTACCGGAAGCGCTTCCACAAGAAGTGTGAGACCGAACTCACGATCTCGGCGCCACGGCGCGAACAGCTCACCGGGGACGAGGCGCATGAGCGGGTGCTGGCCATGCTCGGCGAGACGGTCGACACCGAGCTGTGGCATGCGCAGCGGATTCTGCAGGCCGGCTCGACATCGGCCGTGGACCTGTCGGACTGCGATGCCCTCTCGCGGGCACTGGATTTGGCGGCGGGCGACGACGCGGCTCTCTCGGGCACCGAACCCCTGCTGATCGAACGGATCGACGCCGAATACGGCAAGTACTTCACGGCGACCGGCCGACCGACCGGTGAGTGGGCGGCGGCGATCGCGCAGCTGCGGGCGGCCGATGAGGACGTGGCGCGGTGCGCGGCCGCGGTCGCCGAAGTCGACGAACGGGTGCGCAGGCATGCCGACCTCGCCGAACGGCAGGCCGCGCTGGCCGATCGCGGCCCGAGCGTCGCCCAGCGGCTGACCGCCGCGCAGACGGCGGCCACCGCGCTGGCCGCGCTCGGCGACCAGCTGCGCCAGGCCGAGCTGGTCGCGACCGCGGCGCAGGCCACCTGCGCCGCATCGAGCGCCGCCCAGGCTGAACGGGCTCGCCTGGGTGAGGATGTGGCAGCGCGTACCGCCGCCGTTGCCGAGATCCAATCGCGGCTCGCAGCCGCCATCGAGGCCGAACACACCGCCCGTGAAGTCGTCGAAATGGCTTGTGCGGCAGCGGCGGAATCGACTGCTGCCCTCGCTGCCGCTCAGGAAATGGTCGACGACGCCCGTCGGGTGGTGGATGCGCTCGCCGCCGACGAGCAGGCGCAGCGCCTCGCCGCGCGGCTGGAGCGGATCGAGACCATCGAGCAGCAGCTGGCCACCTTGACCACGGACCTCTGCGCGATCACGCTGACCAGCGACGTGATGGCCGACATCGAGTCGGCCGCAGCACTCGTCGAGCGGATCGAGGCGCAGCTCACTGCCACCGCGACGACGGTGGAGTTCGCGGCGACCGCCGACCTCGAGCTGACGGTGGGGGCGCAGACCATCCGGCTGGCTGCGGGGCAGAGCTGGGCGCCGCCCACCTCGTCGCCGACATCCGTCGAGCTGCCCGGACTGCTCAGCGTGCAGATCGATCCGGGCGCCACCACCTCCAGCGTTCAGGCCAAACTGGATGCGGCCCAGCACATTCTGGCCGAGGCGCTGCGGCAGGGCGGCACCGGCGACGTGGAGGGTGCCCGGGATCTCGAGCGGCGCCGCCGTGAACTCGTCAGTAATCGCGATCAGTTGGCCGCAACACTGGCCGGGTTGCGCGAAGACGAAGGGGTGGTGGAGATGCGCGCGCGACTGGCGTCTCTGCGTGAGGCGATCTCGCCCGTCCTGCTGACCGCGGGCGTCGATGCCGCCGCCGCGCGCGCGGCGTTCGTGAGCGCTATCGAGGTCCGTGAAACCGCACGTGCCGACGCCGATCTGCATCAGCGCGCGATGGCAGGTGCCAACGTCCGGCTAACCGAAAGCAGCACAGCAGCAACCGTTCTGCGTGCAAAAGTGACCGACGCCAATGCCGAACTCGGCGCGGCGAAAGACCGGCTGGCAGCACTGCGGGCCGGCCACGACGACGAGCAGCTGGCCGCGCAGGCGGCCGCCGACATCGAGGCTCAGCGGCAGGCCGACGCCACGGTGGCCGAGCTGGCCGGCGCGTATGCCGCCTGCGATCCCGCTGCCGTGCAGGCGGAGTTGGCCGAGGCCAGCACTGCAGCCGCCGCGCTCGAGAGCGAGCACGTGCAGGTGGGCCACGCGCTCAATGACATCACCGTCGAGCTCGGCATCATCGGTAACGAGGGGCGCCAGGGCAGCCTCGACACCGCCCAGATCGCTCGCGAACATGCCTTCGCCGAGCATTCGCGGGTGTCTCGCCGGGCTCGGGCCGCGCAGTTGTTGCGGTCGGTGATGGCCCGCCACCGGGACACCACCCGGCAGCGATACGTCGCACCGTTCCGCAGCGAAATCGAGCGGCTGGGCCGTCCGGTGTTCGGGCCGAGCTTTGAAGTCGAGATCGACAGCGATCTACGAATCTGCAACCGCACCTTGGACGGTCGGACTGTTCCCTACGACTCGCTGTCCGGGGGAGCCAAAGAACAACTCGGCATTCTGGCCCGGCTGGCGGGTGCTGCGCTGGTCGCGAAGGAGGACTCCGTGCCGGTGGTCATCGACGACGCGCTGGGCTTCACCGACCCAGATCGGCTGACGAAGATGGGCGCGGTGTTCGACACCGTCGGAGACAACGGGCAGGTTATCGTGCTGACCTGCACACCGGCCCGCTACCTGGGCGTGCAGGACGCCCACGTCATCGAACTGATCGCCTGA
- a CDS encoding wax ester/triacylglycerol synthase domain-containing protein — protein MTEFMRNTDAFTWSMEADPRLRSTVVTVLLLDRSPDWDLVRERFDLVSRELPMFRQRVVNSPPPTPPRWEYAPDFDLDYHMRRVAAPEPGDLDGVLEMARLAAMADFDRARPMWEVTLVEGLDDGAAAVLCKFHHSLTDGVGGVQIAMRLFDLSADTQAVDAMPAAPAVAERQPLASYGDALRYDAGLVGTLVGESLKIAPRLLFNIIRRPRQTVESAGELAASVYRTVRPVNKPGSPLMTNRTLVRKLGVLDVPMPRLREAAHRSGGALNDAFVAGVAGGLRRYHDKHGVGVFDLHLTMPINLRTEDDQSGGNRITLMRFDVHAGITDPARRIRSIHERTGRVRNEKSIPYTQLIAGALNAMPRWYIGSILRHVDFLCSDVPGVPVPVYLGGAAVRRQYAFGPTIGSAVNVTLLTYVDSCALGIDVDAGAIPDFDLFRDCLADSFDEVLALAD, from the coding sequence ATGACCGAATTCATGCGTAACACAGATGCGTTCACCTGGTCGATGGAAGCCGATCCGCGGCTGAGATCCACGGTGGTGACGGTGCTGCTTCTCGACCGGTCCCCGGATTGGGATCTGGTGCGGGAGCGGTTCGATCTGGTCAGTCGCGAGCTGCCGATGTTCCGGCAGCGGGTGGTGAACTCGCCGCCGCCGACTCCGCCGCGCTGGGAGTATGCCCCCGACTTCGATCTGGACTATCACATGCGCCGGGTGGCGGCGCCGGAGCCGGGAGACCTCGATGGCGTGCTCGAGATGGCCCGACTGGCCGCGATGGCCGACTTCGATCGCGCCCGGCCGATGTGGGAGGTCACCCTGGTCGAGGGACTCGACGACGGTGCGGCCGCTGTGCTGTGCAAATTCCACCACTCTCTGACCGATGGTGTCGGTGGTGTTCAGATCGCGATGCGGCTCTTCGATCTGAGTGCGGATACTCAGGCCGTCGACGCGATGCCGGCGGCGCCCGCCGTCGCGGAGCGCCAGCCCTTGGCGAGCTACGGCGATGCCCTGCGCTACGACGCCGGCTTGGTCGGCACGCTGGTCGGTGAGTCGCTCAAGATCGCTCCGCGGTTGTTGTTCAACATCATTCGACGGCCCCGGCAGACCGTTGAATCCGCGGGCGAGCTGGCCGCGTCGGTGTACCGGACCGTCCGGCCGGTCAACAAGCCGGGCTCTCCGCTGATGACGAACCGCACGCTGGTTCGCAAACTCGGCGTGCTCGATGTTCCGATGCCGCGACTGCGTGAAGCCGCCCACCGCAGCGGTGGCGCGCTCAACGACGCGTTCGTCGCGGGGGTGGCCGGCGGCCTGCGCCGCTACCACGACAAACACGGCGTCGGCGTGTTCGATCTGCATCTGACGATGCCGATCAACCTGCGTACCGAAGACGACCAGTCCGGTGGCAACCGGATCACGTTGATGCGCTTCGACGTTCACGCCGGGATCACCGATCCGGCGCGACGAATCAGGAGCATTCACGAGCGCACCGGCAGGGTGCGCAACGAAAAGTCGATTCCGTATACGCAGCTGATCGCAGGTGCGCTCAACGCGATGCCGCGCTGGTACATCGGCTCGATCCTGCGGCACGTCGACTTCCTGTGCAGTGACGTGCCGGGGGTTCCCGTGCCGGTCTATTTGGGTGGCGCGGCGGTGCGCAGGCAGTACGCCTTCGGTCCGACCATCGGTTCGGCAGTCAACGTGACCTTGCTGACCTACGTCGACTCCTGCGCGCTGGGCATCGACGTCGACGCGGGCGCGATCCCGGATTTCGACCTGTTCCGCGATTGCCTCGCCGACAGCTTCGACGAGGTTCTCGCGCTGGCTGACTAG
- a CDS encoding alpha/beta fold hydrolase, giving the protein MTLNAKRRRAHDKLAALPGVRPIRRPVTATGSDEFDLYYVRTGRKTRHPLVIIPGGPGAASIALYRGLRRRAAAEGLDVIMIEHRGVGMSRHDDNGADLPPEALTIEQVVDDVAAVLDDAQVDSAIIYGTSYGTYVAAGVGVRHPSRVFAMILDSPLLAGDDIEVVRQTVRSVLWHGREPDTEELADKVRRLADEGVMTPAGAQLAATVYGFGGARLLDRQLDLLLGGRNLVWTAMGHFGELMVGRKAPYRNEADLVGRIGYRELNYAADPDGLPLDPAVAMHEFAAGEATRFEAEPFDLVAEMPKFTWPTVVVSGGRDLITPPAVADRIAELIPGSVLVRLPTTGHSVLDTKERAALRIAEAAAIGRIDTLRPQEAALDAMPSVPAVRLMVSALAVAARVEAVLPASLPRVVTRTLPKPVTS; this is encoded by the coding sequence ATGACTCTGAACGCGAAGCGCCGCCGCGCCCACGACAAACTCGCCGCGCTACCCGGGGTTCGGCCGATCCGCCGCCCGGTCACCGCGACCGGATCCGACGAGTTCGACCTGTACTACGTGCGCACCGGCCGCAAGACCAGGCATCCGCTGGTCATCATCCCCGGCGGGCCGGGTGCGGCGTCGATCGCGCTCTACCGGGGCCTGCGCCGCCGGGCCGCAGCCGAGGGCCTCGACGTGATCATGATCGAACACCGGGGCGTCGGGATGTCGCGTCACGACGACAACGGTGCAGACCTACCGCCCGAGGCGTTGACCATCGAGCAGGTGGTGGACGACGTCGCCGCGGTGCTCGACGACGCCCAGGTGGACAGCGCCATCATCTACGGGACGTCCTACGGCACCTATGTCGCCGCGGGGGTCGGGGTGCGTCACCCGTCGCGGGTGTTCGCGATGATCTTGGATTCGCCGCTGTTGGCCGGTGACGATATCGAGGTGGTCCGCCAGACCGTGCGCAGCGTGCTGTGGCACGGCCGGGAGCCCGACACCGAGGAACTGGCGGACAAGGTTCGACGGCTGGCCGACGAGGGCGTGATGACGCCGGCCGGGGCTCAGCTCGCCGCCACCGTGTACGGGTTCGGCGGTGCCCGGCTGCTGGACCGCCAACTGGACCTCCTGCTCGGCGGCCGCAATCTGGTCTGGACCGCCATGGGGCACTTCGGGGAGTTGATGGTGGGCCGAAAAGCGCCGTATCGCAACGAGGCTGACCTGGTCGGACGGATCGGCTACCGCGAGCTCAACTACGCGGCCGACCCGGACGGTCTGCCGTTGGACCCGGCCGTTGCCATGCACGAGTTCGCAGCCGGCGAGGCCACGCGGTTCGAGGCTGAGCCGTTCGACCTGGTTGCGGAGATGCCGAAGTTCACCTGGCCCACGGTGGTCGTCTCCGGCGGACGCGACCTGATCACGCCGCCCGCGGTCGCCGATCGGATCGCCGAGCTGATTCCCGGCTCGGTTCTGGTGCGACTACCGACCACCGGTCACAGCGTGCTCGACACCAAGGAGCGGGCGGCGCTGCGGATCGCCGAGGCGGCGGCCATCGGCCGGATCGACACTCTGCGGCCACAGGAGGCGGCGCTCGACGCGATGCCGAGCGTGCCCGCGGTGCGGCTGATGGTGTCGGCGTTGGCGGTCGCCGCGCGGGTCGAGGCGGTACTGCCCGCATCGCTCCCGCGGGTGGTGACCCGAACTCTTCCCAAGCCCGTTACTTCATGA
- a CDS encoding ABC transporter family substrate-binding protein, with protein sequence MLAVVASLVVAGCSGSKRDVPPAGGNAELGSTSDINPQDPATLQRGGNLRLALSSFPSNWNTLNIDGNEADTGAMLRPTMPRAFVIAADGSMKVNNDYFTSVELTSTEPQVVTYTINPKAVWSDGTPITWEDIASQINATSGKDKAFAIASPNGSDRVASVTKGVDDRQAVITFAKHYAEWRGMFAGNTMLLPKSMTANPDVFNKGQLNGPGPSAGPFLISSLDRTAQRIVLSRNPKWWGTPPLLDSFTFLVLDDAARLPALQNNTIDATGLGSLDELTIARRTAGISIRRSPGLSWYHFTFNGAPGSILSDKALRLAISKGIDRQAIADVTQRGLVDKPVPLNNHIFVAGQKGYQDNSEAVAFNPEKAKQELDALGWKQAGQFRAKDGKQLVIRDVLYDAQTTRQVALVAQNSLAQIGVNLQIDAKPGNGFFTDHIIPGDFDIAQFSWVGDAFALCCLNQIYTTGAESNFGKISSPDIDAKVEMVLNELDPDKARGLANDVDKLIFGEGFSLPLFQSAGNVAVRSNLANYGPAGLGDLNYTAIGFMK encoded by the coding sequence GTGCTGGCAGTCGTGGCAAGTCTGGTGGTGGCGGGCTGCTCAGGCAGCAAGCGCGACGTCCCGCCCGCGGGCGGCAACGCCGAGCTCGGCTCGACAAGCGATATCAATCCGCAGGACCCGGCCACCTTGCAACGGGGCGGCAACCTGCGGCTGGCGTTGTCGTCGTTCCCGTCGAACTGGAACACCTTGAACATCGACGGCAACGAGGCAGACACCGGCGCGATGCTGCGGCCCACCATGCCGCGCGCCTTCGTGATCGCCGCCGACGGTTCGATGAAGGTGAACAACGACTACTTCACCAGCGTCGAACTGACCAGCACCGAGCCGCAGGTGGTCACCTACACGATCAACCCCAAGGCCGTGTGGTCCGACGGGACCCCGATCACCTGGGAGGACATCGCCTCTCAGATCAACGCGACCAGCGGTAAGGACAAGGCCTTCGCGATCGCCTCACCCAACGGCAGCGACCGGGTCGCATCGGTCACGAAGGGAGTCGATGACCGCCAGGCCGTCATCACCTTCGCCAAGCACTACGCCGAATGGCGCGGGATGTTCGCCGGCAACACGATGCTGCTGCCCAAGTCCATGACCGCCAATCCCGACGTGTTCAACAAGGGACAACTCAACGGCCCCGGACCGTCGGCGGGCCCGTTCCTGATCTCGTCGCTGGATCGCACCGCCCAGCGAATCGTGCTGAGCCGCAATCCGAAGTGGTGGGGCACTCCCCCGCTGCTCGACTCGTTCACCTTCCTGGTGCTCGACGACGCGGCGAGACTTCCTGCGCTGCAGAACAACACGATCGATGCGACCGGTCTGGGCTCGCTGGACGAACTGACGATCGCCCGACGTACCGCAGGCATCTCGATCCGGCGATCGCCCGGCCTGAGCTGGTATCACTTCACCTTCAACGGCGCACCCGGCTCCATCCTGTCGGACAAGGCGCTGCGGCTGGCCATCTCCAAGGGCATCGACCGGCAGGCGATCGCCGATGTGACCCAACGCGGTTTGGTCGACAAGCCGGTTCCGTTGAACAACCACATCTTCGTGGCGGGCCAGAAGGGCTACCAGGACAACAGTGAAGCGGTCGCCTTCAACCCGGAGAAGGCCAAACAAGAACTCGATGCCCTGGGCTGGAAGCAGGCCGGGCAGTTCCGGGCGAAGGACGGCAAACAGCTGGTCATTCGCGACGTTCTCTACGACGCGCAGACCACCAGGCAGGTAGCGCTCGTCGCGCAGAACAGCCTTGCCCAGATCGGGGTGAATCTGCAGATCGACGCCAAACCCGGCAACGGGTTCTTCACCGACCACATCATCCCCGGCGACTTCGACATCGCTCAATTCTCTTGGGTGGGTGACGCTTTCGCGTTGTGCTGTCTGAACCAGATCTACACCACCGGAGCCGAGAGCAACTTCGGCAAGATCAGCAGCCCCGACATCGACGCCAAGGTCGAGATGGTGCTCAACGAACTCGACCCGGACAAGGCGCGCGGCCTGGCCAACGATGTCGACAAACTGATCTTCGGTGAGGGGTTCAGCCTGCCGCTGTTCCAGTCAGCGGGCAACGTCGCAGTGCGCAGCAACCTTGCCAACTACGGACCGGCGGGCTTGGGCGACTTGAATTACACCGCAATCGGGTTCATGAAGTAA